A genomic region of Alistipes megaguti contains the following coding sequences:
- the mutY gene encoding A/G-specific adenine glycosylase: MERISDLLLDWYAREGRDLPWRRTHDPYRIWLSEVILQQTRVAQGMAYYERFTARFPDVASLAAASEDEVLRLWQGLGYYSRARNLLAAAREVVERFGGAFPRRLDEVRSLRGVGDYTAAAICSAAYDEPCAVVDGNVYRVLSRLFDIDLAIDSTAGRRAFARLAQEQLDPSAPGRYNQAIMDFGALQCTPSAPRCDCCPLSGCCLALAAGTVAERPVKQGRTRIRDRWFHYLHITSGDRVLLRRREGRDIWQGLYEFPMIETPAPADLTDLSDDPLFVALLGPVPWRLLRTVALPVHQLSHQRIHARLYRIETSELTPEAATLAVPTSELGDHALPRLLDRYLSSPEAI; encoded by the coding sequence ATGGAACGGATTTCCGATTTGCTGCTCGACTGGTACGCCCGCGAAGGGCGCGATCTGCCGTGGCGCCGCACGCACGATCCCTACCGCATCTGGCTCTCGGAGGTGATCCTCCAGCAGACCCGCGTGGCGCAGGGCATGGCCTACTACGAACGCTTCACGGCGCGTTTTCCGGATGTCGCCTCGCTGGCCGCCGCCTCCGAGGACGAGGTGCTGCGTCTCTGGCAGGGGCTCGGCTATTACAGCCGTGCACGTAACCTGCTGGCGGCGGCCCGTGAGGTGGTCGAGCGCTTCGGCGGCGCGTTTCCCCGCCGCCTCGACGAGGTGCGTTCGCTGCGCGGCGTGGGCGACTACACGGCGGCGGCCATCTGCTCGGCAGCCTACGACGAACCCTGCGCCGTCGTGGACGGCAACGTTTACCGGGTTCTCTCGCGGCTGTTCGACATTGACCTGGCAATCGACTCCACGGCCGGACGCCGCGCCTTTGCCCGTCTGGCGCAGGAGCAGCTCGATCCGTCGGCCCCCGGGCGTTACAACCAGGCCATCATGGACTTCGGAGCGCTGCAGTGCACCCCTTCGGCGCCGCGTTGCGATTGCTGTCCGCTCTCCGGCTGCTGTCTGGCTCTTGCCGCCGGCACGGTTGCCGAACGCCCCGTCAAGCAGGGGCGGACCCGCATCCGCGACCGGTGGTTCCACTACCTGCACATCACTTCGGGTGACCGTGTCCTGCTCCGCCGCCGCGAAGGGCGCGACATCTGGCAGGGGCTCTACGAGTTCCCGATGATCGAGACGCCGGCGCCGGCCGATCTGACCGATCTGTCGGACGATCCCCTTTTTGTCGCACTGCTGGGGCCGGTGCCGTGGCGGCTGCTTCGCACCGTGGCCCTGCCCGTGCACCAGCTTTCGCATCAACGCATCCACGCCCGCCTCTACCGCATTGAGACCTCCGAACTGACGCCTGAGGCCGCGACCCTGGCCGTACCGACATCGGAACTCGGCGATCACGCCCTGCCGCGGCTGCTGGACCGCTACCTCTCCTCGCCGGAGGCTATCTGA
- a CDS encoding GNAT family N-acetyltransferase, whose protein sequence is MEKRYPLIHNRAASRYEFDLGNGARALIDYEATPRGYRLTHTEVPAAFEGQGIARQLVEATLEEFRRRGDRIIPECSYIVHYIRRHPEWQPLLADGYRFEV, encoded by the coding sequence ATGGAAAAACGCTATCCACTGATCCACAACAGGGCCGCGAGCCGCTATGAATTCGACCTGGGCAACGGCGCCCGGGCCCTGATCGACTACGAGGCGACGCCGCGAGGCTACCGCCTGACCCACACCGAGGTGCCGGCGGCCTTCGAAGGACAAGGCATCGCCCGTCAGCTGGTCGAGGCGACGCTGGAGGAGTTCCGCCGGCGGGGCGATCGGATCATCCCCGAGTGTTCGTACATCGTCCACTATATCCGTCGCCACCCCGAGTGGCAGCCGCTGCTGGCCGATGGGTATCGGTTCGAGGTGTAG
- a CDS encoding 2TM domain-containing protein: MKTCNHTETQQREIHTREEATAGRATARRHFARGFARQVIVWAVTCAFLAVVNRLTSPHYWWVLWVIAGWGLQLLLALLFYLFGDEKE, from the coding sequence ATGAAAACCTGCAACCACACGGAGACTCAGCAAAGGGAGATCCACACCAGGGAAGAGGCCACCGCCGGGAGAGCGACCGCACGCCGCCATTTTGCCCGGGGATTTGCCCGACAGGTCATTGTCTGGGCCGTAACCTGCGCCTTTCTGGCCGTCGTCAACCGGCTGACCTCACCCCACTACTGGTGGGTATTGTGGGTCATCGCCGGATGGGGACTGCAACTGCTGCTCGCGCTGCTCTTCTACCTCTTCGGCGACGAAAAGGAGTAG
- a CDS encoding transcriptional regulator, protein MFRELNPLLHSELRLAVMSVLIGVESADFTFLRQQTGATAGNLSVQLDKLARAGYIDVEKTFRGKMPCTVCRITDAGRDAFAEYVEVLQTYIRR, encoded by the coding sequence ATGTTCCGAGAGTTGAATCCGCTGCTGCATTCGGAACTGAGGCTGGCCGTCATGTCGGTCCTCATCGGGGTCGAAAGCGCCGACTTCACCTTTCTCCGACAACAGACCGGCGCCACGGCCGGCAATCTCTCCGTGCAGCTCGACAAACTGGCCCGGGCAGGGTACATCGACGTGGAGAAGACCTTCCGGGGCAAGATGCCCTGTACCGTATGCCGCATCACCGACGCCGGACGCGACGCCTTCGCGGAGTATGTCGAGGTGCTGCAGACCTACATCCGGCGATAA
- a CDS encoding AsmA-like C-terminal region-containing protein, whose product MKKFAKILTTIVVVILAIALIVPFALRGKIADIVKKEANGMLTATLDFEELDISLLRHFPNASVELKGLTLVGAEEPFVGDTIVAARRISVVVNLLSLFGDGGYEVTKVILADPALHAHKMADGAVNWDVMKPSEEEPAAEEAAEEKPSEEGGSSFRLSVRDFRISGAVIRYEDDSTRMSFSTDPLSLRLRGDMSAERTQLDLRLKTERTNFVSGGIPLLSNAEAELVADIDADLKNMHFTFSKNTFRLNAIQVGLDGWVEMKDDAVAMALKAGCDGVQFKDVLSLIPAFYTREFKNLTAGGELDLSLWARGEMRGSQLPAFELKTSVRNGSFQYASLPKAVTDINLEARIANPGGVMDRTEIDLSKFGLQMAGNSLAATFYATNLASDPTFRATADGKIDLGAVKEVYPLEKGIELEGVITADVQLSGRMSDIEKNRYESLGAKGTFVLEQLGLTLENLPPIQIRRAAATITPAAMTLGEFGLTVGRSDLSANGQLSGYLGYLLRGEELSGRLYVKSELLDLNEIMAALPGSESDDAAAEEEVAEEVAEAADTTASALEIPRNLRLSLNTDLKEVLFQKMTIENITGEMSMADGTLSLDGLRLGIFGGKASASGSYSTASDPKRPALKLKADFANASFQRTFEELEMVKQLVPIFEKTGGNYSLSLDLATALDAAMSPDLATLNASGEIRSENINIQNIKAFEAMADALGNDKLRKIEAKDVKIRFEIRDGRVNTSPFDLKIGDVNVNLSGSTGLDQTIDYQAKVAIPGGGVLQNVAVNIGGTFTSPKITLGVKEAVQEAVTNVVNEQIQKLTGSESLSEEIAKQAENLRQEARNAGQKLIEVAQQQSDKLVEEASKKGALAKLAAKKAGDKLVEEAEKQAEKLTAEAEKQIEKLTAGKQ is encoded by the coding sequence ATGAAAAAGTTTGCAAAGATTCTGACCACGATTGTGGTGGTCATTCTGGCGATCGCACTCATCGTGCCGTTCGCTCTGCGGGGCAAGATTGCCGACATTGTGAAGAAGGAAGCCAACGGGATGCTCACGGCCACGCTCGATTTCGAGGAACTCGACATCAGCCTGCTGCGCCACTTCCCCAACGCTTCGGTCGAGCTGAAGGGGCTGACGCTCGTCGGCGCCGAGGAGCCGTTCGTCGGCGACACGATCGTGGCCGCCCGGCGCATCTCGGTGGTGGTGAATCTCCTGTCGCTCTTCGGCGATGGCGGGTATGAGGTGACGAAGGTCATCCTGGCCGATCCGGCGCTGCACGCCCACAAGATGGCCGACGGCGCCGTCAACTGGGATGTGATGAAACCCTCCGAAGAGGAGCCGGCTGCCGAAGAGGCCGCCGAAGAGAAACCCTCCGAAGAGGGCGGCTCGTCGTTCCGCCTTTCGGTGCGCGACTTCCGCATCTCGGGAGCCGTGATCCGCTACGAGGATGATTCGACGCGGATGAGCTTCTCGACCGATCCGCTGTCGTTGCGCCTGCGCGGCGACATGTCGGCCGAACGCACGCAGCTCGATCTGCGTCTGAAGACCGAACGGACGAATTTCGTTTCGGGCGGTATTCCGCTGCTGAGCAATGCCGAGGCGGAGCTGGTGGCCGACATCGACGCCGATCTGAAGAACATGCACTTCACCTTCTCGAAGAATACCTTCCGGCTGAACGCCATCCAGGTGGGGCTTGACGGCTGGGTCGAGATGAAGGACGACGCCGTGGCCATGGCCCTCAAGGCCGGTTGTGACGGCGTGCAGTTCAAGGATGTGCTGTCGCTCATCCCGGCCTTCTATACGCGGGAGTTCAAGAATCTGACGGCCGGCGGCGAGTTGGATCTTTCGCTTTGGGCCCGCGGCGAGATGCGCGGCTCGCAGCTTCCGGCCTTCGAGTTGAAGACCTCGGTGCGCAACGGCAGCTTCCAGTATGCGTCGCTGCCGAAGGCCGTTACGGACATCAACCTCGAGGCGCGCATCGCCAATCCGGGCGGCGTGATGGACCGCACGGAGATCGACCTCTCGAAATTCGGCCTGCAGATGGCCGGCAACTCACTCGCGGCCACCTTCTATGCCACCAATCTGGCCAGCGACCCGACGTTCCGGGCCACGGCCGACGGCAAGATTGATCTGGGAGCCGTCAAGGAGGTCTATCCGCTGGAGAAGGGGATTGAACTCGAGGGTGTCATTACGGCCGACGTACAGCTCTCGGGCCGCATGTCCGACATCGAGAAGAACCGTTACGAGTCGCTGGGCGCCAAGGGAACGTTCGTGCTCGAGCAGTTGGGACTGACGCTCGAAAACCTGCCGCCGATTCAGATCCGTCGGGCCGCGGCAACGATCACCCCGGCGGCGATGACCCTCGGCGAATTCGGCCTGACGGTCGGACGCAGCGATCTGTCGGCCAACGGCCAGCTGAGCGGTTATCTGGGTTATCTGCTGCGCGGCGAGGAGCTTTCGGGACGTCTCTACGTGAAGTCCGAACTGTTGGATCTGAACGAGATCATGGCGGCGCTTCCGGGCAGCGAGTCGGACGATGCCGCCGCCGAGGAGGAGGTTGCGGAGGAGGTGGCCGAGGCTGCCGATACGACGGCTTCCGCCCTGGAGATTCCGCGCAACCTGCGTCTGTCGCTCAATACCGATCTGAAGGAGGTCCTCTTCCAGAAGATGACCATCGAAAACATCACGGGCGAGATGAGCATGGCCGACGGTACGTTGTCGCTCGACGGCCTGCGGCTGGGCATCTTCGGAGGCAAGGCCTCGGCCTCGGGAAGCTACTCGACGGCCTCCGATCCGAAGCGTCCGGCCCTGAAGCTCAAGGCCGACTTTGCGAATGCCTCGTTTCAGCGTACGTTCGAGGAGCTGGAGATGGTCAAGCAGTTAGTGCCGATCTTCGAGAAGACGGGCGGCAACTATTCGCTGTCGCTCGATCTGGCCACGGCTCTTGATGCGGCTATGTCGCCCGACCTCGCTACGCTCAACGCCTCGGGCGAGATCCGCTCGGAGAATATCAATATCCAGAACATCAAGGCTTTCGAGGCGATGGCCGATGCGCTGGGCAACGATAAACTGCGCAAGATCGAGGCCAAGGATGTGAAGATCCGCTTCGAGATCCGCGACGGCCGGGTGAACACTTCGCCCTTCGATCTGAAGATCGGCGACGTAAACGTCAACCTTTCGGGTTCGACGGGGCTCGACCAGACGATCGACTACCAGGCCAAGGTGGCCATTCCGGGCGGCGGTGTGCTGCAGAACGTGGCCGTGAATATCGGGGGAACGTTCACCTCGCCGAAGATCACGCTCGGGGTGAAGGAGGCGGTTCAGGAGGCCGTAACCAACGTGGTCAACGAGCAGATCCAGAAGCTGACGGGCAGCGAATCGCTCTCGGAGGAGATTGCCAAGCAGGCTGAGAATCTGCGTCAGGAGGCCCGCAACGCGGGACAAAAGCTGATCGAGGTGGCCCAGCAGCAGAGCGACAAACTGGTCGAGGAGGCCTCGAAGAAGGGGGCGCTGGCCAAACTGGCGGCCAAGAAGGCCGGCGACAAGCTGGTCGAGGAGGCTGAGAAGCAGGCCGAGAAACTCACGGCCGAGGCCGAGAAGCAGATCGAGAAGCTCACGGCCGGCAAACAATAG
- a CDS encoding N-acetyltransferase, producing MKLLVVDRVKGFSAELEEAFCRLLPQLSPRLAAPLEERVRQMLAHPTTALFVAREAEAPEAAMTAGPTTPTCADDSVARGRIVGVLTLVWYDAPSGRKAWIEDVVVDAAARGCGAGHALVEAAQGLAREIGAERLMLTSNPRRTAARALYRKCGFNEAETTVFVSNMDKG from the coding sequence ATGAAGTTGCTTGTTGTCGATCGTGTGAAGGGGTTTTCCGCCGAGTTGGAGGAGGCGTTTTGCCGGTTGCTCCCGCAACTCTCCCCGCGGCTTGCGGCGCCCCTCGAAGAGCGGGTACGGCAGATGCTGGCCCATCCCACAACGGCACTCTTTGTGGCTCGGGAGGCCGAGGCGCCGGAGGCCGCGATGACGGCCGGGCCGACGACGCCGACCTGTGCGGATGATTCCGTTGCGCGCGGCCGGATCGTGGGCGTGCTGACGCTGGTGTGGTATGACGCACCGTCGGGGCGCAAGGCCTGGATCGAGGATGTGGTGGTCGACGCCGCGGCCCGCGGCTGCGGAGCCGGACACGCGCTGGTCGAGGCGGCGCAAGGCCTGGCCCGCGAGATCGGGGCGGAGCGGTTGATGCTTACCTCCAATCCCCGCCGTACGGCGGCACGGGCCCTCTACCGGAAATGTGGATTCAACGAGGCGGAGACAACGGTTTTCGTCTCCAACATGGATAAGGGATGA
- a CDS encoding YncE family protein: MKHALRHMLLRSLLLLTGALSTGACMEYGPQAEEAFDLRGRGLFITCEGNFMWDNASLSYYDPESRRLENTVFLRANGMKLGDVAQSMTLHDGKGYVVVNNSGVIYVIDPDTFRITGLIEEVVSPRQILFVDEQTAYISDLYDPRITVVDPRTNRIRSRIDMNGHRSTEQMVLSGDRVLVNCWSYDNKILAIDTRTERLVDSLTVGWQPNSLVLDRHGKLWTATDGRSGEAPALWRIDAATLEVERRFELPAERPPSRLTLDAANDRLYFIARDVWRMSTQDESLPAEPFLPYAGTLYYGLGIDPDTDEVYVADAIDYVQNGVVYRFTAEGQPVDTLRVGVIPGNFCFKRL, from the coding sequence ATGAAACACGCACTGCGACATATGCTGTTGCGGAGCCTTCTGCTCCTGACGGGAGCCCTCTCCACGGGCGCCTGCATGGAGTACGGGCCCCAGGCCGAAGAGGCGTTCGACCTCCGCGGCCGCGGCCTCTTCATCACCTGCGAGGGCAACTTCATGTGGGACAACGCCTCGCTGTCGTACTACGACCCCGAGTCGCGACGCCTCGAAAACACCGTCTTCCTGCGCGCCAACGGCATGAAACTCGGCGACGTGGCTCAGTCGATGACCCTTCACGACGGAAAGGGCTATGTCGTGGTCAACAATTCGGGGGTGATCTACGTCATCGACCCCGACACGTTCCGCATCACAGGACTCATCGAGGAGGTGGTCTCGCCGCGACAGATCCTCTTCGTCGACGAGCAGACGGCCTACATCTCGGACCTCTATGATCCGCGGATCACGGTCGTCGACCCGCGCACCAACCGCATCCGCTCGCGCATCGACATGAACGGCCACCGCTCGACCGAACAGATGGTCCTCTCGGGCGACCGCGTACTGGTCAACTGCTGGTCGTACGACAACAAGATCCTGGCCATCGACACCCGCACCGAACGGCTCGTCGACTCGCTGACCGTGGGCTGGCAGCCCAATTCGCTCGTGCTGGACCGTCACGGCAAGCTCTGGACCGCCACCGACGGACGGTCAGGCGAGGCCCCGGCCCTGTGGCGGATCGACGCCGCGACGCTCGAGGTCGAGCGCCGCTTCGAACTGCCGGCCGAGCGTCCGCCGTCGCGGCTGACGCTCGACGCGGCCAACGACCGCCTCTACTTCATCGCCCGCGACGTATGGCGCATGTCCACGCAGGATGAAAGTCTTCCGGCGGAGCCCTTCCTCCCCTACGCCGGGACGCTTTACTACGGGCTGGGGATCGATCCCGACACGGACGAGGTCTACGTCGCCGACGCCATCGACTACGTGCAGAACGGCGTCGTCTACCGCTTCACGGCGGAAGGGCAGCCCGTCGATACGCTCCGCGTGGGGGTCATCCCCGGCAACTTCTGTTTCAAACGACTCTGA